A region from the Microcebus murinus isolate Inina chromosome 3, M.murinus_Inina_mat1.0, whole genome shotgun sequence genome encodes:
- the ACTR1B gene encoding beta-centractin: MESYDIIANQPVVIDNGSGVIKAGFAGDQIPKYCFPNYVGRPKHMRVMAGALEGDLFIGPKAEEHRGLLAIRYPMEHGVVRDWNDMERIWQYVYSKDQLQTFSEEHPVLLTEAPLNPSKNREKAAEVFFETFNVPALFISMQAVLSLYATGRTTGVVLDSGDGVTHAVPIYEGFAMPHSIMRVDIAGRDVSRYLRLLLRKEGVDFHTSAEFEVVRTIKERACYLSINPQKDEALETEKVQYTLPDGSTLDVGPARFRAPELLFQPDLVGEESEGLHEVLAFAIHKSDMDLRRTLFANIVLSGGSTLFKGFGDRLLSEVKKLAPKDVKIKISAPQERLYSTWIGGSILASLDTFKKMWVSKKEYEEDGSRAIHRKTF, from the exons atGGAGTCCTACGACATCATCGCCAACCAGCCCGTGGTCATCGACAAT GGTTCAGGGGTGATCAAGGCTGGCTTTGCAGGAGACCAGATTCCCAAGTACTGTTTCCCAAACTA TGTCGGGCGGCCTAAGCACATGCGGGTGATGGCTGGAGCCCTGGAAGGGGACCTCTTCATCGGACCAAAAGCAGAG GAACACCGGGGGCTGCTGGCCATCCGCTACCCCATGGAGCATGGCGTGGTGCGAGACTGGAACGACATGGAGCGCATCTGGCAGTATGTCTACTCCAAGGATCAGCTGCAGACCTTCTCCGAGGAG CATCCTGTTCTTCTAACGGAGGCCCCGCTCAACCCAAGTAAGAACCGGGAGAAGGCAGCAGAGGTGTTCTTTGAGACCTTCAACGTGCCGGCCCTGTTCATCTCCATGCAAGCCGTGCTCAGTCT GTACGCAACAGGACGCACGACAGGAGTGGTTTTAGACTCTGGGGACGGGGTCACTCATGCAGTCCCCATCTATGAGGGCTTTGCCATGCCACACTCCATCATGCGGGTGGACATTGCTGGCCGTGATGTCTCCCGCTATCTCCGGCTGCTGCTGCGTAAGGAAGGGGTCGACTTTCACACCTCAGCTGAATTTGAGGTTGTCCGGACCATCAAAGAG CGAGCCTGCTACCTGTCCATCAACCCGCAGAAGGACGAGGCTCTGGAGACAGAGAAGGTGCAGTACACCTTGCCAGACGGCAGCACGCTCGAT GTGGGGCCTGCACGATTCCGGGCTCCCGAGCTGCTGTTCCAGCCGGACCTGGTGGGGGAGGAGAGTGAGGGGCTCCACGAGGTGCTGGCCTTCGCCATCCACAAGTCCGACATGGACCTGCGCCGGACACTATTTGCCAACATCGTGCTCTCGGGTGGCTCAACGCTTTTCAAAG GCTTTGGTGACCGATTACTAAGCGAAGTGAAGAAGCTTGCCCCAAAGGATGTCAAAATCAAG ATCTCAGCCCCTCAGGAACGGCTGTACTCCACATGGATCGG TGGCTCCATCCTGGCCTCGCTGGACACTTTTAAGAAGATGTGGGTATCCAAAAAGGAGTATGAAGAGGATGGCTCCCGTGCTATTCATCGCAAAACCTTCTAG
- the COX5B gene encoding cytochrome c oxidase subunit 5B, mitochondrial — protein MASRLLRGAGALAAQGLRARGPNAPAAVRSMASRGGIPTDDEQATGLEREIMLAARKGLDPYNTLPPKGASGTKEDPNLVPSITNKRIVGCICEEDNSVVFWFWVHKGEAQRCPNCGAHYKLVPHQLAN, from the exons ATGGCTTCAAGGTTACTTCGCGGAGCTGGAGCGCTGGCCGCGCAGGGCCTGAGAGCCCGCGGTCCCAATGCGCCGGCTGCGGTGCGCTCCATGGCGTCTAGAG GTGGTATTCCTACTGATGATGAGCAGGCGACTGGGCTGGAGAGGGAGATCATGCTAGCTGCACGGAAGGGACTG GACCCATACAATACGCTACCCCCAAAGGGAGCTTCAGGCACTAAGGAAGATCCTAATTTAGTCCCTTCCATTACTAACAAGCGAATAGTGGGCTGTATCT GTGAAGAGGACAACAGTGTCGTCTTCTGGTTCTGGGTGCACAAAGGCGAGGCCCAGCGATGCCCTAATTGTGGAGCCCATTACAAACTGGTGCCCCACCAGTTGGCAAACTGA